One genomic window of Medicago truncatula cultivar Jemalong A17 chromosome 1, MtrunA17r5.0-ANR, whole genome shotgun sequence includes the following:
- the LOC11417891 gene encoding transcription factor MYB65, giving the protein MSSTSSEHYGDHKTHILRVMNSALSEDDGDHKTGILSGMSSPSSGDDDRKRQSILSADQETDEGDTTGGEGGEGGLKKGPWTAAEDEILVAHVQKYGEGNWNSVRKCTGLARCGKSCRLRWANHLRPDLRKGAITAEEERRIIELHHKMGNKWAQMAALLPGRTDNEIKNFWNTRCKKRGRANLPIYPEDLSSECLLNQENADMLTNEASQHDEAENKVPEVIFKDYKLRPDILPPCFDKLLAGLLLRPSKRPWKSDMNLYSYSNNAAAPAAFDQLRKYPMPSPSSPPWEDINEPHSYNQFNEYDNPMVGIHMAPKTSSFEPIYGFMKTEPPSLQYSQTQHRSYMIPYPQVEPVQSVPTSLERSHFLPSNEANLSTQWDESDDQYDGLFPSFDYNNNNHMNTCSTDGHHSAETTQGHDIINHAAFNQIPDYFSSERDDLRRKIFAHPDAAPVVDDFAWYYKIE; this is encoded by the exons ATGAGTAGCACTTCAAGCGAACACTATGGTGATCACAAAACTCACATATTGAGAGTCATGAATAGCGCTTTAAGCGAAGATGATGGCGATCACAAAACAGGCATATTGAGTGGTATGAGTAGCCCTTCAAGCGGCGATGATGATCGCAAAAGGCAGTCAATACTGTCAGCTGATCAAGAAACTGATGAAGGAGATACCACTGGAGGAGAAGGAGGAGAAGGTGGTCTAAAGAAAGGTCCATGGACAGCGGCAGAGGATGAAATCTTGGTAGCTCATGTTCAAAAATATGGTGAGGGAAACTGGAATTCAGTCCGGAAATGTACCGGACTTGCTCGCTGTGGGAAAAGCTGTCGTCTACGATGGGCAAATCATTTGAGACCTGATCTCAGAAAGGGTGCAATTACTGCTGAAGAAGAACGCCGAATCATTGAGTTGCATCATAAGATGGGAAATAAATGGGCTCAAATGGCTGCACTG TTGCCTGGACGTACAGATAATGAGATAAAGAACTTTTGGAACACAAGATGCAAGAAACGGGGTCGGGCAAACTTACCAATCTACCCTGAAGATTTATCATCTGAATGTCTGCTGAATCAAGAAAATGCTGACATGTTGACAAATGAAGCCAGCCAGCATGATGAAGCAGAGAACAAAGTACCTGAAGTGATATTTAAAGATTACAAACTCCGCCCTGATATTTTACCACCATGTTTTGATAAGCTTCTAGCTGGCTTGTTATTGCGTCCCTCTAAGCGCCCTTGGAAGTCCGATATGAATTTGTACAGTTATAGCAATAATGCTGCTGCCCCAGCAGCATTTGATCAGCTCAGAAAATATCCTATGCCATCTCCTTCGTCTCCTCCATGGGAGGATATTAATGAACCACATAGCTACAATCAGTTTAATGAATATGATAACCCTATGGTCGGTATTCACATGGCACCAAAAACCTCTTCTTTTGAGCCCATATATGGGTTCATGAAGACTGAGCCCCCTTCACTCCAATATTCACAGACTCAACATCGTAGCTATATGATTCCATATCCTCAAGTTGAGCCTGTTCAGTCAGTTCCAACTTCTCTAGAGAGGAGTCATTTTCTTCCATCCAATGAAGCAAATCTTAGCACACAATGGGATGAGTCAGATGATCAGTATGATGGTTTATTTCCGTCCTTTGActataataacaataatcataTGAACACGTGCTCAACTGACGGGCACCACTCAGCTGAAACTACTCAGG GTCATGATATTATTAACCATGCTGCATTTAATCAGATCCCAGATTACTTTTCTTCTGAGAGAGATGATTTGAGGAGAAAAATATTTGCGCATCCAGATGCTGCGCCTGTGGTTGATGACTTCGCTTGGTattataaaatagaataa
- the LOC11420397 gene encoding ubiquitin-conjugating enzyme E2-17 kDa: MASKRITKELKDLQKDPPVSCSAGPVGEDLFHWQATIMGPADSPYAGGVFLVTIHFPPDYPFKPPKVSFRTKVFHPNINSNGSICLDILKEQWSPALTVSKVLLSICSLLTDPNPDDPLVPDIAHMYKTDKAKYETTARSWTQKYAMN; the protein is encoded by the exons ATGGCTTCGAAACGCATTACTAAGGAGTTGAAGGACCTGCAGAAAGACCCTCCTGTGTCCTGCAGCGCTG GCCCTGTTGGTGAAGACCTGTTTCATTGGCAAGCTACAATCATGGGACCGGCAGACAGTCCCTATGCTGGTGGCGTATTCCTAGTGACCATTCACTTCCCACCGGATTATCCATTTAAGCCACCAAAG GTTTCCTTTCGAACAAAAGTGTTCCACCCTAACATCAACAGCAATGGGAGTATCTGTCTCGACATTCTGAAAGAACAGTGGAGTCCTGCTCTTACTGTTTCGAAG GTGCTGCTGTCAATCTGCTCTCTGCTGACAGATCCAAACCCAGATGATCCTTTGGTGCCTGATATTGCCCACATGTACAAGACAGACAAAGCAAAGTATGAGACTACTGCCCGGTCTTGGACTCAGAAATATGCGATGAACTAG
- the LOC11422469 gene encoding uncharacterized protein, translating into MDTMISLRLHQLPFFIIFFLQLFTAFSNASSSSSSTHSNITHIFQDILKAISSRQKWDLNDVRVFNFDVAKIRFGTSQNYLFRIGSSKNNFTVKFSDEISSWNHNKFTTTPKPDLASLVDQLSSIAFLDYIKLEGPFELRVHESHHLSLSLPMNVSYNGLKHIIVGKGITVEVRRAREISFYYQSDLDLQRNGSVICSNQKNEFWPFLQSMCVPLIPIRIIGSASLIAYVARNPYVQIGTALISEDAVELLPEKCYHGCVFRKQACPVASLNLRLILLEKILRSLLGHKILQDRLSGLIKANIKAYAGVKFPLELERDVGNNATLSTLPDWRTRPSVERVWFEVMARVEDSRLKPLSIKKVKPFIESDSVSWANLMSNLSYTKLRPVLLPPEALTLDVKW; encoded by the exons ATGGACACGATGATATCTCTTCGTCTCCACCAACTTccattcttcatcatcttcttccttcaatTATTCACTGCTTTCTCAAacgcttcttcttcttcttcttctactcaCTCCAACATCACCCACATTTTCCAG GATATTTTGAAAGCAATTTCATCGAGACAAAAGTGGGATTTAAACGATGTTCGAGTTTTCAACTTCGATGTTGCTAAAATCAGATTCGGAACTTCTCAAAACTACCTATTTCGAATCGGCTCGAGTAAGAACAATTTCACCGTCAAATTTTCAGATGAAATTTCATCTTGGAATCACAACAAGTTCACAACAACACCAAAACCAGATTTAGCTTCTCTTGTTGATCAACTCAGTTCTATTGCTTTTCTTGATTATATCAAATTGGAAGGTCCTTTTGAATTAAGGGTTCATGAATCTCATCACCTTTCACTCTCTTTGCCT ATGAATGTTTCGTATAATGGTTTGAAACACATCATTGTGGGTAAAGGTATTACGGTTGAAGTAAGAAGAGCACGAGAAATCTCTTTTTATTATCAGTCAGATCTCGATCTGCAAAGGAATGGAAGTGTCATCTGTAGCAATCAGAAGAATGAGTTCTGGCCCTTTTTGCAATCCATGTGTGTGCCTCTAATTCCCATACGCATTATAGGTTCTGCATCGTTGATCGCTTATGTAGCTCGGAATCCTTATGTACAAATAGGAACTGCATTGATTTCCGAGGACGCTGTTGAGCTGCTTCCAGAGAAATGTTATCATGGTTGTGTGTTTAGAAAGCAAGCTTGCCCTGTTGCTTCCTTAAATTTGAGATTAATCTTGTTGGAGAAAATTTTGAGAAGTCTTCTTGGTCATAAGATCCTTCAAGATCGGCTTTCAGGCCTTATCAAAGCAAATATCAAAGCATACGCTGGTGTTAAGTTCCCCCTAGAATTGGAAAGAGATGTTGGAAATAACGCCACTCTTAGTACATTGCCTGACTGGAGAACAAGGCCAAGTGTTGAAAGGGTCTGGTTTGAGGTAATGGCCCGAGTTGAGGACAGCAGACTCAAGCCTCTTTCGATCAAGAAAGTTAAACCTTTTATTGAATCTGATTCAGTTTCCTGGGCTAATTTGATGTCTAATTTGTCGTATACCAAGTTGCGACCAGTTCTTCTTCCTCCAGAGGCTCTTACACTTGACGTGAAATGGTAG